From the genome of Leptolyngbya iicbica LK, one region includes:
- the ppc gene encoding phosphoenolpyruvate carboxylase, with protein sequence MPTSSENMPTTREAIVESTSNVSITPPGSAYGLRVQQRIKVVEDIWEAVLRHECGDELLTLLHQLRSLCSVEGQAPAARAASVQKVVQVVEDLELQDAIRAARAFALYFQLINSVEQHYEQQGQQRQYRAAYGEVEPASAIAGLATIRPHQNSASTPTEDAQPIQKAKSTFDYQLLPTSYRDAGTFHWLFPALKQLNVPPQLIQRLIDNLDIRLVFTAHPTEIVRHTIRDKQRRIASLFRRMDQAEDSLPSMNGVSNWEIDTLKEQLTEEIRLWWRTDELHQFKPSVLDEVDYTLHYFDVVLFNALPQLYQRIKRSLHNTFPTLRPPQPQFCRFGSWVGADRDGNPSVTPDITWKTACYQRNLVIEKYIESLEHLTKLLSLSLHWSEVQPELLDSLDQDQQVMPELYERWAIRYRQEPYRLKLAYMQQRLENTLLRSQRLYQGDILKEDQGGITELPLYHSGDDFLADLRLIQRDLNATGMVCGALEQIICQVELYGFVLAQLDLRQESSRHSDCIDEITAYLQVLPKSYNDLSEEEKTAWLIQELQTRRPLVPAELPFSETVCETIETFRMVRRLHREFGPQICRSYIISMSHTVSDLLEVLLLAKEAGLFDPATWESSIQPVPLFETVEDLKRAPSVMRSVFELPLYRAVTQGGKTDDAAGESAMAEASSTQPIQEVMLGYSDSNKDSGFLSSNWEIHKAQQALQATADDFGIALRIFHGRGGSVGRGGGPAYEAILAQPGASLNGRIKITEQGEVLASKYNLPDLALYNLETVATAVIQGSLLHSSVDEIEPWNEIMEELAASSRRHYRALIYEQADFVEFFHQVTPIEEISQLQISSRPARRKGKKTLDSLRAIPWVFSWTQARFLLPAWYGVGTALTDFLAEDPEENLKLLRYFYQKWPFFKMVISKVEMTLAKVDLQIAEHYVQELTQPEDQERFHVLFEQISDEFRKTTDIILTITGHRRLLDGDPDLQRSVHLRNGTIVPLGFIQVALLKRLRHYRSAISGVIKSRYSREELLRGALLTINGIAAGMRNTG encoded by the coding sequence GTGCCGACTTCTTCTGAGAATATGCCAACTACCCGCGAAGCTATCGTCGAGTCCACAAGCAATGTGTCGATCACGCCGCCAGGGTCTGCCTATGGCTTGCGCGTGCAGCAACGCATCAAGGTCGTCGAGGATATATGGGAAGCCGTCTTACGCCACGAATGTGGCGATGAGCTGTTGACTCTGTTGCATCAGTTGCGCAGTCTGTGCTCCGTCGAAGGGCAGGCTCCGGCTGCACGCGCGGCGAGTGTACAAAAAGTGGTGCAGGTCGTCGAAGACTTAGAACTGCAAGATGCCATTCGGGCAGCTCGGGCCTTCGCCCTCTATTTTCAGTTAATTAACAGCGTTGAGCAGCATTACGAACAGCAGGGGCAACAGCGCCAATATCGGGCCGCCTATGGTGAGGTGGAACCGGCTTCCGCGATCGCGGGCTTAGCCACCATTCGGCCTCATCAAAACAGTGCGAGTACGCCCACCGAAGACGCCCAGCCGATCCAAAAGGCCAAGTCGACCTTTGACTATCAACTGCTGCCCACCAGCTATCGCGACGCAGGCACCTTTCACTGGCTTTTCCCAGCGCTCAAGCAGCTGAATGTTCCACCCCAACTCATTCAGCGCCTGATCGACAATTTGGACATTCGGCTGGTGTTTACAGCTCACCCGACGGAAATTGTGCGCCACACCATTCGCGACAAACAACGCCGGATTGCCTCGCTATTTCGCCGGATGGATCAGGCCGAAGATTCACTGCCCAGCATGAACGGCGTTTCCAACTGGGAAATTGACACCCTTAAGGAGCAGCTCACCGAAGAAATTCGCCTGTGGTGGCGCACTGACGAGTTGCACCAGTTCAAGCCCTCGGTGTTGGATGAAGTCGATTACACCCTGCATTATTTTGACGTGGTGCTGTTTAATGCCCTACCGCAGCTTTATCAGCGCATTAAGCGATCGCTCCACAATACCTTTCCCACCTTGCGTCCACCCCAGCCCCAATTTTGCCGCTTTGGCTCGTGGGTGGGGGCCGATCGCGATGGCAACCCCTCCGTCACCCCCGACATCACCTGGAAAACCGCCTGCTACCAGCGCAACCTGGTGATCGAAAAGTACATTGAATCCCTCGAGCACCTAACCAAGCTGCTGAGCCTCTCCCTACACTGGAGCGAAGTGCAGCCCGAACTCTTAGACTCCCTGGATCAAGACCAACAGGTCATGCCCGAACTGTACGAGCGCTGGGCCATTCGCTACCGCCAGGAACCCTATCGACTCAAGCTCGCCTACATGCAGCAGCGGCTCGAAAATACCCTACTGCGCAGCCAGCGACTCTATCAGGGCGACATCCTCAAAGAGGATCAGGGCGGCATTACCGAACTGCCGTTGTACCACTCCGGTGATGACTTCCTGGCTGACCTCCGCCTGATTCAGCGGGACTTAAACGCCACGGGCATGGTCTGTGGGGCGCTAGAGCAAATCATTTGCCAAGTAGAACTGTACGGTTTTGTGCTGGCTCAGCTCGACCTGCGACAAGAAAGCTCCCGCCATTCCGACTGTATCGACGAAATCACCGCCTATTTGCAGGTACTCCCCAAGTCTTACAACGACTTGTCTGAGGAAGAAAAAACGGCGTGGCTGATCCAAGAACTGCAAACCCGCCGTCCCCTCGTGCCCGCCGAACTGCCCTTCTCAGAAACCGTTTGCGAAACCATCGAAACCTTCCGCATGGTGCGGCGCCTGCATCGCGAGTTTGGTCCCCAGATTTGCCGCAGCTACATCATCAGCATGAGCCACACCGTCAGCGACCTGCTAGAGGTGTTGCTACTCGCCAAAGAAGCGGGACTATTTGACCCCGCCACCTGGGAATCGAGCATTCAGCCGGTGCCACTGTTTGAGACGGTGGAAGACTTGAAGCGGGCCCCCTCGGTCATGCGATCGGTGTTTGAACTGCCGCTTTACCGAGCGGTGACCCAAGGCGGTAAAACCGACGATGCGGCTGGGGAAAGTGCCATGGCTGAGGCGTCGTCAACTCAGCCCATTCAAGAAGTCATGCTGGGCTATTCAGACAGCAATAAAGACTCTGGCTTCCTCAGCAGCAATTGGGAAATTCACAAGGCTCAGCAAGCGTTACAAGCAACTGCCGACGACTTTGGCATTGCCCTGCGCATCTTCCACGGTCGTGGCGGCTCCGTCGGTCGCGGCGGTGGCCCTGCTTACGAAGCCATCTTGGCCCAGCCCGGTGCCAGCCTGAATGGCCGCATCAAAATTACCGAACAAGGGGAAGTGCTGGCCTCCAAGTACAACCTGCCCGACTTGGCACTGTACAACCTGGAAACGGTCGCGACAGCCGTGATCCAAGGCAGTTTGTTGCACAGCAGTGTGGATGAAATTGAGCCGTGGAACGAAATTATGGAAGAGTTGGCGGCCAGCTCTCGCCGCCATTACCGAGCGTTGATTTATGAACAGGCAGATTTTGTCGAGTTTTTCCATCAGGTCACCCCGATCGAAGAAATCAGCCAGTTACAAATCAGTTCTCGCCCCGCCCGCCGGAAAGGCAAAAAGACCCTCGACAGCCTCCGAGCGATTCCCTGGGTCTTTAGCTGGACCCAAGCTCGCTTTTTGCTACCAGCCTGGTACGGTGTCGGCACCGCGCTAACGGACTTTTTAGCCGAAGATCCGGAAGAAAATTTGAAGCTGCTGCGCTACTTCTACCAAAAGTGGCCCTTCTTCAAAATGGTGATTTCTAAGGTAGAAATGACCCTGGCGAAGGTCGACTTGCAAATTGCTGAACACTATGTGCAAGAGCTGACCCAGCCCGAAGATCAAGAACGCTTCCACGTCTTGTTTGAGCAAATTTCAGACGAATTTCGTAAGACGACGGACATCATTCTGACGATCACGGGCCATCGACGCCTGCTGGATGGCGATCCCGACTTGCAGCGCTCCGTCCATTTGCGCAATGGCACCATCGTGCCTTTGGGCTTCATTCAGGTCGCCTTATTGAAGCGGCTCCGGCATTATCGCAGCGCCATATCGGGCGTCATCAAATCTCGATATAGCCGCGAAGAACTACTCCGGGGGGCCTTACTAACGATCAACGGGATCGCCGCTGGCATGAGGAATACAGGCTGA
- a CDS encoding GDSL-type esterase/lipase family protein yields the protein MKVLERLEKAPYWALLSLAMNCLLLMAVSLTWEGDRTPKDSTPTTSVLPQAKASMASEAAESTDGLVTAVGDREYFNYQQWVELVRQEARAHADAPRLTVLLGDSISLWFPQELLPGRRTWLNQGISGEKSDMLLRRLDALDGTQPDTIFVMVGINDLIAQVPEQAVAQNLEQTVQYLKQQHPDAHIIVQSILPHGSERATWEGRDRLLQLPNDRIQAVNTAIAQMTEAEGVDYLNLYPLFADGEGALRPDLTTDGLHLNDRGYLVWRTAIALQLNEDGDR from the coding sequence ATGAAAGTGCTGGAACGACTGGAAAAAGCGCCCTATTGGGCACTGCTCTCGCTGGCGATGAACTGCCTGTTATTGATGGCGGTGTCGCTGACTTGGGAAGGCGATCGCACTCCCAAAGATTCCACACCGACCACTTCGGTGCTGCCTCAAGCCAAGGCATCAATGGCTAGTGAGGCGGCTGAATCAACAGACGGACTCGTCACTGCGGTGGGCGATCGCGAATATTTCAACTACCAACAGTGGGTTGAGCTAGTGCGTCAGGAAGCGCGTGCTCATGCTGATGCTCCCCGGTTAACGGTGTTGCTGGGCGATTCCATTTCCCTGTGGTTTCCCCAAGAACTGCTGCCGGGTCGCCGCACTTGGCTCAATCAGGGTATCTCTGGCGAAAAATCAGATATGCTGCTGCGTCGCTTAGATGCTCTCGATGGCACCCAACCTGACACCATTTTTGTCATGGTGGGCATTAATGACTTGATCGCCCAAGTGCCAGAGCAGGCCGTTGCCCAAAATTTGGAACAGACCGTTCAATATCTGAAGCAGCAGCATCCAGACGCTCATATTATCGTGCAGTCAATTTTGCCCCACGGGTCGGAACGGGCGACTTGGGAGGGCCGCGATCGCCTGCTGCAACTCCCTAACGATCGCATTCAAGCCGTCAACACAGCGATCGCTCAGATGACCGAGGCGGAAGGGGTGGATTACCTGAATCTCTATCCGTTGTTTGCCGATGGCGAGGGGGCTTTGCGGCCTGACCTGACCACCGACGGTCTGCATTTGAATGACCGGGGGTATCTTGTATGGCGCACGGCGATCGCCCTCCAGTTGAACGAGGACGGCGATCGCTAG
- the ychF gene encoding redox-regulated ATPase YchF — protein MLRAGIVGLPNVGKSTLFNAVVANAKAQAANFPFCTIEPNVGVVAVPDPRLEVLAKISESAEIVPARVEFVDIAGLVEGASKGEGLGNQFLANIREVDAIVHVVRCFQNDDIIHVSGSIDPARDAEIINLELTLSDLAQVEKRLERARKQAKKDKEIQAEVDVLDKLLPVLNEGKTARTVDLTPEEELLIKPLGLLTRKPVIYATNVNEDDLATGNDYVEQVKAIAAAEGAEVVVISAQVESELIELPEEDRADFLESLGVEEGGLQSLIRATYELLGLQTYFTTGPKETRAWTIKAGMSAPQAAGVIHTDFERGFIRAETVSYQDLVDAGSMNGVKEKGQLRSEGKDYVVQEGDVMLFRFNV, from the coding sequence ATGCTCAGAGCCGGAATTGTCGGGCTGCCCAACGTCGGAAAATCCACTCTATTTAACGCTGTAGTGGCCAATGCCAAAGCGCAAGCGGCAAATTTTCCGTTTTGCACCATTGAGCCTAACGTTGGTGTGGTCGCCGTGCCCGATCCGCGGTTGGAAGTGCTGGCCAAAATTTCTGAGTCAGCGGAGATTGTTCCGGCGCGGGTGGAATTTGTAGATATTGCGGGTCTGGTGGAAGGGGCCAGCAAAGGCGAGGGACTCGGCAACCAGTTTCTTGCCAATATTCGCGAAGTGGATGCGATCGTTCACGTCGTTCGCTGTTTCCAAAACGACGACATTATTCACGTCTCTGGCTCGATTGATCCGGCGCGAGACGCTGAGATTATTAATTTAGAGCTGACGCTTTCTGACTTAGCCCAGGTCGAAAAGCGGCTGGAGCGCGCTCGTAAACAAGCCAAAAAAGATAAAGAAATTCAGGCGGAAGTCGATGTCCTTGATAAGTTGCTGCCCGTGCTAAACGAAGGCAAAACTGCCCGCACGGTTGACTTGACGCCTGAAGAAGAATTGCTCATCAAGCCGCTGGGGCTGCTGACCCGTAAGCCCGTCATCTATGCCACCAACGTCAACGAAGACGACTTGGCAACTGGGAACGACTACGTGGAACAGGTGAAGGCGATCGCAGCTGCCGAGGGCGCTGAGGTCGTGGTCATTTCAGCCCAGGTAGAGTCAGAGCTGATCGAGTTGCCCGAGGAAGACCGAGCCGATTTCCTCGAATCCCTCGGTGTCGAAGAAGGCGGTTTACAGTCCCTTATCCGCGCCACTTACGAGCTGCTCGGCTTGCAAACTTACTTCACTACCGGCCCGAAAGAAACGCGGGCGTGGACGATTAAAGCTGGCATGTCAGCGCCGCAAGCCGCTGGAGTAATTCACACCGACTTTGAGCGCGGCTTCATTCGGGCAGAAACGGTTTCGTATCAGGATTTAGTCGATGCGGGTTCGATGAATGGAGTCAAAGAAAAGGGCCAACTGCGCAGTGAAGGTAAGGATTATGTCGTACAAGAAGGGGACGTGATGCTGTTCCGCTTCAATGTGTAA
- a CDS encoding HAD family hydrolase has protein sequence MLRIFTDFDGPIMDVSERYYQVYQYCLEEAKEPDQPVTCLSKQEFWRLKRAQVPERQIGAYSGLHDDQARRFALLRRETVHNHAYLKYDCPVPYAITALQHIQTLKGDLAVVTMRRQQALDFALEQFDLTHFFPPAVRYCLPDVYVKTHDVVEKTRLMEKALAELPTAAETWMIGDTEADIAAARAHDLPVVAVLSGIRDRHRLSTYDPDFIVDNLKDAVATIAQQLHLSS, from the coding sequence ATGTTGCGCATTTTCACCGATTTTGACGGTCCTATCATGGATGTGTCGGAACGGTATTACCAGGTTTATCAATACTGTCTGGAAGAAGCGAAAGAGCCCGATCAGCCAGTAACTTGTTTGTCAAAACAAGAGTTTTGGCGACTGAAACGGGCGCAAGTGCCGGAGCGGCAAATCGGCGCTTACTCTGGCCTACATGATGATCAGGCCCGTCGCTTTGCTTTGCTGCGGCGAGAGACGGTGCATAACCATGCCTATCTGAAATATGACTGTCCGGTGCCCTATGCGATCACCGCGTTGCAGCATATCCAAACGCTCAAAGGTGATTTGGCTGTGGTGACCATGCGGCGACAGCAAGCACTGGACTTTGCTTTAGAACAATTTGACCTGACCCACTTTTTTCCGCCAGCGGTGCGTTATTGCCTGCCAGATGTCTATGTCAAGACCCACGACGTGGTGGAGAAAACTCGCCTGATGGAAAAAGCCCTCGCCGAATTGCCTACCGCGGCTGAAACCTGGATGATTGGCGATACTGAGGCCGATATTGCGGCGGCGCGAGCCCATGATTTGCCTGTTGTAGCGGTGCTGAGTGGCATTCGCGATCGCCATCGGCTATCTACCTACGACCCCGATTTCATTGTGGATAACCTCAAAGATGCCGTCGCTACCATTGCGCAGCAGCTCCACTTGTCAAGTTGA